A window of Arcobacter acticola genomic DNA:
AATTGCATCACATGCATTATGTAATATATTTACAATTATTTGACTAAATTCATTTGAAAAATTATAAATATAAATGTCTTTGTCTAAGTCTAAATGCAACTCTATATTATTTCCAGCAATTACAGTTTCAATCAAAGATAAATTATTATGTATGTTTTGGCTTAAATTAAATAGAGATTTTTCTTTATCTTCTTTATAAAAATCTTTAAATACATCAATAGTTTCAGATAGATGCTCTGTTGTATCAAGTATTTGTTTTAATGAGTCGTTTAATGATTCATCACTTAATATTCCTAAATCTTTTTTTACTTTTGCACCTGATGCTGAAACTGAGATCACATTTAAAGGTTGTCTCCATTGATGGGCTATATTACCTATCATTTCACCCATTGCTGCTAATTTTGTTTGTTCTGTTAAAAGATTTTCTTTTCTTCTTATTTCACTAACATCAACAATTGTTAATATTTTAAAAATTTGTGAACGAATACTTGTATCTTTGATATTTAATAAAGCTTTAAATGTGCTATTATCTTCTCTTAATATATTCACTTCAATAGGCTCACTATCGGCTTTATATAAGATTTTATTATTAAGGATTAGTTCTTTTAGGTTTTTAGTAATTATTTCATATTTTGAAGAGTAATGAAATAACTTAACAGCAATTTCATTACAATCAATAACAACATCGTCTTTTAGTAAAATTATTGCTTCCATGGTAGCATCTAGTAATAGCTTTAGCTTTTCATGTTTTTCTTCAACTTCAACTTTTACTTCATTTAATTGATAATTCATTTCACAAAGCATTGTAATATCATAAATATAAATTATTACTAACTCTTCTTCTAAATCAAAAGGAGTTATTGTAATACTTTGTTGCATATTATCAAAAACTCTATCAGTGATTTTTCCTAATTCAATATTTAATAAATAATTGCTAATTTGAGGAGTATAAAAAGTAGATGATTTTAATTTCAAAGCAGTGCTTATTTTTCTAACTAGCTTTTTTTCATCAATATCTGGATAAAAGTCTGTTAATTTTTTTTCTATAATAGTACTTGTACTGATTCCTGTTCTTATTTCTAACCATTTATTCCAGAATTTTACTTCTAAATTTTTATTAATTAAAATAATACCATTATCAAGAGTATTACAAATTATATCAAATTTGCTAGCTGTTAAAATCACAGTTCATCCAGTATTTTGTTAATTTTTTCTTTTATAAATAAAATAGAATTATCCGTTGTTAGAATAAATAATTCAGCTCTAATATTTAACTCTTCAAAGTTTAATTCAGTTGAAATAATAATTACTTTTTCATATTTAGAAATAAATATATTATTTAATTGATCTATTGAAGTTAGTTTTTTGATTGTTGGCGCTGAAAAAGAAACATTTGTATCAATATCTTCTGCAAGTTTACTAATAGTTGATGAAGATAAAATATTTGTAATTTCTAAAACAATATCTGAAATTTCATTATCATCTATTTCATCATCTTCTAAACCAAATTTATAAGCGATATTTATAGCTGATTGTTTATCAATTACAAACATATTTTCACCACTTATTGTTCCATTTAATTGTTGTAATGAAACTAAATGTTCCATTTCTAGATTTAGTTTATTTGATAAATATGGTTTTAATTCACTTGAATCTATTATTTGAATTTTAGGAATAGATAAATTTGCAAATGCATTAAGAATCTCTGTAATCGCAGCAGTTGCACTACCATATGCTACATTCATTAATTCTTGTAGGCAATCTTTTTCATCTTCTGTTAAATTTATATTTGAATTCATTTATGCTTTACCATTTAATTTTTCAAATATTTGTTTCATTTTACTTGAATCAATAGGTTTTTTAACAAAATTAAATGCACCTAATTGAAGTACTCTATCCATTGAAAGTTTTTGAATATCAGCTGAAATAACCACAACTTTTGCATTTTTATCAAACTCTTTTATTTTTTCTAAAGCTGTAAATCCATCCATAATTGGCATTGTTAAATCAAGAAAAACAATTTTTGGAGATAGTTCTTTATATAAATCAAGTGCTTCTTGACCATTTTGTGCTTCAAATATTTCTAGGTCACCTTCAATGTTCTCTGTAAGAGTTTTGATAACCATTTTTCTAGCCATCTTTGAATCATCTGTAACCAAAATTTTCATTAGTTTTTCCTATAAAATTAAATTGAGTGTGCATTTTACCTAAAATTTAATAATAATTACTTTTTTTTAATAGGGAATATACTAATATAAGCCTTTAATAAAAGGAAATACTTATTTATGTTTTCAAAAGATGAATGGACTCAAAAAGAGTTTTTACAAAATAAAAGAGAATTAGAGAAAAAAGGTATCAAAGTAATTTTAATTGATACTATTTTAAAGCCTATTGATCATATTGAAACTATGGTTTATAATCCTTATGAAATGGAATTATTCCCACCTGATACGGTATTTGTATTTTATTGTGATACAGGAAAAAGCACTAGTGAGAGACTTTCATACTATAAAAAGAAATTTCCAAAACATAAATGTATTAGTTTAAAAGGTGGGCGAGGTTATTTTAGACCTAATTTACAATTACTGGATGAAGATAAATGAATAAAGAATATGATTATGTGATAATTGGAGCTGGAATTGCTGGATGTTCTTTAGCTTATTTTTTAAAAAAATATTCAAAATCTATACTTTTAATAGATAGAAATTCTAATGTTGCTTTTGGAGCAAGTGGAGCTGCGGGTGCTTTTTTATCACCACTTTTGGGTAAACCAAATGATTTTAAAGATTTGATTGCAAAATCTTTAATTTTTTCTACAAATTTTTATAAAAATTTATCAGAAGATTTAATAAGTAATTGTGGAGTATGTAGAATCCCTAAAAATGGAGAAGATAGAGATAAATTTGAATCATATAAACCATATATGGATTTTAAATATACACAAATGGATGATGGATATTTCTTTGAAATAGGCTCTCAAGTAACTCCTTCTTTGATTTGTGAAAAACTAACAAAAGATATTGAAAAAAAACTCTCTTATAATGTAGAAAAATTAGAACAAAACCAAGACTCTACTTGGATAATAAATGATGAGCTTTGTGCAAAAAATATTATCTTAACAACAGGTGCTGATATTAAACATATAAAAGAAGAGTATTTTGATATTCGTGGAGTTTGGGGACAAAAAATTGATGTTAGTACTACAACTCAAACCCATATAAATTATCACAAAGAGTGCTCTGTTTCAAAGGCTTCTAAAATAGAAGGAAGTGATTTATATAAAGTATCAATTGGTGCAACTCACCATAAATTTAATTGTGATAAAAATATATGTAACTATTGTATAGAAACGGCAAACATAAATGATTGCAGTAAATGTTATAATAACTCTATTGTAAATAGTGATTCTGTGAAGCTAATAGCTTTGGCAAATGATATTATAAAACTTGAAAATGTAGAAGTAATAGATGTGAAAATCGGAGCTAGGGCTTCTAGCAATGATTATTTTCCTATGATTGGAAAGCTAGTTGATTCTAAAAAAAGTATTGAAAAGTTTCCTCATTTATTAAATGGAACACATATAAAAAACTCTATGTTAGAAACAGTAAATAATTTATATGTAATAAATGGAGTAGGTGGAAGAGGTTTTGTTTTATCACCTTATTTGGCTAATGAATTAGTTGAACATATAATTAATGATAAACAGATAGAAGATAATCTAAGTAATCATAGATTATTTAAAAGATGGGCAAAAAAACAAAAAAATAAAGACATAGGAAAAAAATGAAAAATGTATTAAAAATAGTATTTTTAGGAATTATAGGATTTTCACTTCTTGTATATTTAACAGCACCAAAAAATGTAGAAAAAAGTACTATATCAAATGATGAAAATAGTGTTTTAACCATAGATTCAATTCCTAGATATTTTGAATTAATAGGAAAAAATCCTTATACAAAATTTGAAACTTTATTTCAAGAGGGTGTAGAAAAATATATTGTGGTTTTAAATCACGATGCCTTAGCTGTATTTAAAGATTTATATAAAAAAACAGATAAAAATATTGTTCTAATTGCAAATATATCAAATACACCTTGGATAATTAAACAAATAGCTGTAAATGGTGAATTGGAAAAGATGTATAAAGATTCAAAAATTCCTTTAATAAATGATGACAATGGTTTTTTTGTAAAAACACTAAAAATAGATAATAATAAACAAAATCAATATTTTGTATTTAAATTAAATACCGATGGTACAATAGAAAAAGTAACTGAAGGTTTAGTAAAACAAGGAGCTTTAGAAAAAGGTTTAACAAATGATGAATTAGAAAAAAGTCTAAATGAAATAGTAAAAATATTTTAATTTATTATTAAAAAAATTGTAGTTTGTAAACTAATTTTAATAAAATTTTCGCTTAGTATTTTCTTTAAATAAAGCAAGAATTTTTAAATTTATATCAAATGTTACTTTTTGATATGCTTACCCTAAATATAAATATAATATACTGTCTAAATATTGACAGTATATCCCTTCCTATGGCAGTATTCACAACCTCATTTAATTAAAAAATCTATTGTTAATTAAGAATAAAATATTGAATAAATAAAGGAAAAAAAACAGTGAATTTCATAGAAAGAATAAAACCTTTAGTAGAAGAAATTGCATTTAAAAAAGTTGATATTGATGAACCATTATATACTTCGAATTTAATAGATAGTATGGGAACAGTTGACCTTGCAATGATGTTAGAAGAAGAATTCAATATAAAAATTGATACAAGAGATATTATAGAAAGTAATTTTGATAGTTTAACTAAGTTAGCTAATTATATCAAAAGCAGGGTAAGTGAATAAACTTTTTATAAATATTTTATCATTTACTATTGCCTTATTATTAGTTTTAGGATTATTATATTTTAATAAAAATAAGATATTAAATTATTATGCAAAACCTTTACAAGATTCTTTACAAAGAACTATTAGCTTGCAAAATGATTTAGAAAGTGGAAAAATCGTTTTATTTGGTTCTTCTGAGTTAGTATTTTATCCTAATCAAAAATTTCTACCACAAAACTATTTTAACAATGATTTAAAACTACCTTTGCGAGTACAAGGGAACGAAGGGCAACAATCTTTTGCTATTATGTCTCAATTGGCAGCTTGTGATAATGAACTTGTACGAGATAATGCAAAAGTTGTAGTACTTTTATCACCTAGTTGGTTTACAGGTTCTTATGATAATGGATTAAAAATGCCTAAATTCTTAGAATATATGTATCCAGGAATGATGAATAAACTTTATTTCCAAAGTGAATCAGATGATAAATATAAGTTATTAATTAGTGATTATATCAAAAAAAATATTGCTCAAATTAAAGAACCAAACTTTATATATAAAGACTCTTTTTATGATTTAAAAAGTGATTATTTAGATAATAAATTTAAACAAATTATAATTGAAAATTTTGATAGTAAAGATAATAATCCTAAAAATATTGATTATAAAAATCCAAATCTTGATTATGAGAGTTTAAAACTTGAAGCCAAAAGTATTACTATTCCTCCAAAAAATAATAATTATGGAATAAATGATGAGTATTATGATAGATATATTGTGAAACAAATAAAAAAAGACAATTTTCCTTTTGGTGTTATAGTATCTCCTGATATAAATCAAAATCAAGAATATAATGATTTTTTAGTTTTACTAGAGTATTTAGAAACTTATAAAATCAAAGCACTTTTTGTAATGCAAGATTTAAATCCTTATGCTTTTGCTAATAATAGGGAAGAAGCAAATAAGCTTATGCAGATAATTAAATCAAAAGTTTTAGAACATAATTTTGAATATTTAGATATGTGGTCAAATAAAAAAGAAGATTACGAAATTGGAACATTAACAGATATTGTTCATATGGGTGAATTAGGTTGGGTACGAATCAATCAGGCTATTATCAATCATTTTATGAAAAATAAGGAAAATTAATGAAATATTTCTTTAGAAGTTTTTTTATATATTTGTTATTGATTATTGGATTCTTATTTATTCTTATTGATAAAAATGTTGAAGATTTAAGTGGACAAGATGTTGAATCAACAGTAACATTCGTTTATGAGGCATTTTAATGGATAAAATTTTACCTTTTTCTGGAATTAGCTTTTTTCTTTTATTTTTTTCTTTTATATTATTTTTATATTTATTTAAAAATATTTTAAAGAAATTTATTCCTTTTAGTACAGTTTTATTTATTGCTGTAATCTTGTATATATATTTTTGTATTCCTCATGCAGATAAAATATTACTTTTTCTTGTGTATGTTTATGCTATATATTGGATATTTGTAGCAAATAAATATCAAGAAACGATTTTCCCTATGATGCTTATTGCAATACCTATGATAATACACAAGATGGATATATCTCCAATATTTAAAATTCTGGGAATATCATATATTACATTTAGAACAATTCAAGCAATGGTTGATAGTCATAATTATGGAAAATTATCTTTTATTGAATTTACTTCATTTTTATTATTCCCAACAACATTACTTGCAGGGCCTATTGATAGATCATACAGATTTCAAGAAGACTTAAAAAAAGGGTATGAAAATTTAACTTTTTCTAATATTGGAAAAGGCTGGGATATTTTGATTGTTGGAGTATTGTTTAAATTTGTTTTTGCAGAATTAGTAAACAAATTTTGGCTTTCTACTATTGATGAAAATAGTGCTTTTTTTCTTGATATGATAAATAGTGCATACTCATATACTATTTATCTTTTCTTTGATTTCGCTGGTTATAGTGCTATGGCTGTTGGTTTGAGTATTATGATTGGAATAAATGTTCCTATGAATTTTAATCATCCTTATTTAGCCCCAAATCCACAAGATTTTTGGAGAAGATTTCATATTACTTTAGGTTCATGGTTAACAGATTATTTCTTTAAACCTCTATATAAATATTTACATAATTTTAATATTTTAAAAGGTAGAAGATTATTGATACAAAATCTTGCAATCATAGCTACTTTTTTACTTATGGGAATGTGGAATGGTTTTACTTGGTATTTTATATTTAGTGGTTTTTTATTTGGTATTTACTCAGCTATTCACAATATATATGTAGTTTATGTAAAAAAAGGTGGATATGATTATTTTACATTTTTCCCAGATATTATAGCTTTGAACTTAAAACGATTTTTGATGTTAAATGGTGCTGTTTTAGCACTTTATTTTTTTAGTGGGAGAGTTCCTGTATGAGATTTGATTTAGAGTTATTGGATTTTGTTGATTGTGACAAAGATTTAAATAAATTAGCTTTAAGTGCAAGTGATAGAGATTTAACTTGGGATGAATTTAAAAATGAAGTTGATGCTTTCAAAAGTGAGATTTTAAAATACAATTTACCAAAAGGTCATCCCGTTGTTATTTATGGGCACAAAGAAGCTAAGTTTTTAGTTAGTATTGTGGCTTGTATGAGTTTAGGTTTACCATATATCCCTGTTGATACAATCTATCCAAAAGAAAGACTTCAGAAGATTATAAATATTGTAAATTCAGCTTTATTAATTGATACAATTGATGATACTTTAGGTTTCAATAAAAAAAATATAAATACGACATATTATTTAGATGATCCAATAATATATATAATATTTACATCAGGAAGTACAGGTGAACCTAAAGGTGTTCAAATAACACAAAACTCAATTTTAGATTTTAATAAGTGGTTAGACACTGATTTTAAATTTTCAAATGATAGTGTATTTATGAATCAAGCACCTTTTAGTTTTGATTTATCTGTATATGAACTTATTGGATTTTTATCATTTGGAGGAACGATTGTTTTAAATAGTCGAGAATTATTAGAAAATCATATAGAATTTTTTGAACGACTTAAAAAATACAGTTGTAATACATGGGTTTCAACACCTTCATTTATAAGTAAGTATTTACTATCATCTGAATTTACAAGTAATGATATAAAAAGCTTACAAACTTTTCTTTTCTGTGGAGAAGTATTACCAGCAACAACTGCAAAAAGAATTTTAAATAGTTTTCCAAGCTCAAAAGTTCTAAATACATACGGTCCAACGGAAGCAACAGTAGCTATTACCTTAATAGATATTACACCTGCTGTTATTGAAAAATATTCAAAAAGCTTACCAGTTGGATATGTAAAAGAAAATACAGTAATAAACTTATTAGATAAAGATAGTGAAAATGTTGGAGAAATAGAAATCGTTGGAGACAATGTTTCAATAGGATATTTTAAAAATGAAGAGCTAAATGCTCAAAAATTCCAAGCTAAATATGAAAAAAAAAGTTTTAGAACTGGAGATTTTGGATATTTTGAAGATGATATGCTTTTCTTCGCAAATAGAAAAGATGAGTTAATAAAACTACATGGATTTAGAATAGAACTAGGTGAAATAGATAAAGAATTCACAAACAATAAAAATATTAATGAATCTATTACAATACCTTTAAAAAGAGGAACAGAAGTAGTAAAACTAATTACTTTTATTATCACAAATACGCATATAGATATAGAAGAATTAAAAAAAGAGATATCCCAAATACTTCCATATTATATGATTCCATCTGATATTATAGTTCTTGATAAATTTCCATATAATACAAATCATAAAATTGATAAAAATCAATTAATTGAAATTTATAGAGGCTTATAAGTAATATATTTTCTATGATAAAATTAAAACCATAAGTAAAATTGATTATAATAAAAAATCAGGTACTAATTTAGAAAATATAAATAATTAAGCTTTTTGTTCCTGAATTTTAAGGAAAATATATGAAAACAATAAAAGAAAACAATCAAACTATAGAAACGCTTGATGATCTATCAAAACTAGTAGATTATTCACTTGTAAATACACTTAACTGTGATCCACAATGTAAAGCTAATGGAATAGATCATTCCCCAAGACAAGTCTTTTCAGGCCATTATGTTTTGGTTAATCCAACACCAATTGAAGAACCCCAATATATAGCCCATAGTAAAACTTTTTTTAAAGAACTAGGTTTTGCAGATACTTTAGCACAATTGCCTGATTTTATTAGCATGTTTTCAGGTGATACTTCAAATGTTCCTGAATCTATGAAAAAAAAGACTTGGGCATGTGGCTATGCTCTTTCTATATATGGGACTGAGTATTATCAACAATGTCCTTTCCAAACTGGAAATGGATATGGAGACGGTCGAGCAATATCAGTGCTCGAAGCTCTTATAAATGGTAAACGTTGGGAGATGCAGCTAAAAGGTGGAGGTAGAACCCCATATTGTCGCGGAGCTGATGGTAGGGCAGTATTAAGATCAAGTATTCGTGAGTTTCTTGCTCAAGAGCATATGCATGCACTTAACATACCTACATCAAGATCTTTAAGCTTATATACTTCAAGAACAGAAAAAGTAAAAAGACCTTGGTATTCAGATGGCTCTTACTCAAAAGATCCAGATATGATGGTATCTGAAGCAGTTGCTATTTCTACACGTGTTGCACCATCGTTTCTTAGAGTTGGGCAAATTGAACTTTTTGCTCGTCGTGCTAGAAAAAAAGAACATCCAAAAGCAATGGAAGAACTTGAAAAAATTGTATTACACTTAATTGATCGTGAGTATAGTGACGTTATTGATAAAACTTTACCTATTGCAGAAAAAATAGTTTTACTAGCTACTGAGTTTTGTAATCGTCTTACATCTCTTGTTTCAAATTGGATTCGAGTTGGATATTGTCAAGGTAATTTCAATAGTGATAACTGTGCAGCAGGAGGGTTCACCCTTGATTATGGTCCATTTGGATTCTTAGATGTATTTGATCCATCTTATCAATCGTGGACAGGAGGAGGGCGTCACTTTTCATTTTTAAATCAGCCAGCAGCAGCTGAACGTAATTTTAATTCATTTTATACAGCATTACAAGTGTTATTAGCATCAGATGAGAGTTATTTATCTAAACTTGAAGAAATCAGAAATAGTTTTTCAAAAGTAATGCAAATCCAAATGGAAAAAATGTGGGCTTCTAAACTTGGGCTTAGTGTTTTTGATGCTCAATTATGGAATGAGCTTGAAGCTCTTATGATAGAAACTTCTGTTGATTATACAATCTTTTTTAGAGAGCTTTCAAATATACCTGAAAATATTGATGCCCTTAAAAAAAGTTTTTATAAAGACATAAATAGTGATGAGAACTTGGAAAAACATTGGGCACAATGGTTAAATAAATGGAAATCTCTTATAAATACAAGAAATCAATCATCTGAAAAACTTTCTCAACAAATGAAACTTGTAAACCCAAAATATACTTTAAGAGAGTGGTTTTTAGTACCTGCTTATCAGTTGGCAAAAAATGCAGATTATTCTTTAATTCATGAACTTCAAGAAATCATGACAAATCCATACTCTGAACAATCACAAGAAATAGAAGAAAAATATTATAGATTAAAACCATCTCAATTTTTTGCAGTTGGTGGCATATCACATGTTAGTTGTTCATCGTAATTTTGAAAATTAATTGATTAAAGATAAATTTATGATTTTTGTTAAGGTATTACATTAATAAGTGGTACCAGTGACCGGACTCGAACCGGTATGCCTTTCGGCAGTCGATTTTGAGTCGACCAAGTCTACCATTCCATCACACTGGCACTTTTAAGTTTGGAAGTATATATGAAACAATATTAGAGAATGATTAACCCAAATAAATCCATAGTACAATTTCTGCTCTTTACTTGTAAAAAAATATCAATTTTTTCAGAATAAAAATACTAAATTAGGCTATAAAATTATACTTCACATTTTTTGACTCCAATTTTAATGAGATATTGGTACTTTTTGCGAGATTTACAGTTTTTCAGGCGATAGTATCCTGTTGTTATTTTATTGAAAAATAGGATTTCTAAGTTTTTAGCTGTCATTGTAAGCTCTCTTCATAAGCTCTGTATCTGATGTTTTGTAACAATTCTTTAAACTGTTCATTAACTTTTAGAGTTATCTCTCTGGCATGTGAAACTACTTTACCTGCGATATTATAAAGCTTGTATCTGATTGTTTTTACTGTATGTTTTTGCATATTAGAGTCTAAAATCTGTTTGAATAGTAAAAACAGATTATATGCTAAAGTACCAATGGCAAAGTAAAAGGCATTTGCTTGTGTGTTGGATGTTGGAAGATAACTCATATTAAAGCCATTCTTTAACTCTTTAATCTTGTTCTCACTTGTTTCACCACGTTGACGATGAAGTTTAATAATCTCTTCAGAGCTTAAATCATTATCATTTGTAGCAATACAGTAATAAATCTCATCTTGATATTGCATCATCACTTCATCCGATATATACTCCTCCATTGTCGGAAGAATCGGTGTTATATCTTTTTTAATTACTATCATCCGAAAAGCATTATCTGTATCTTGCATTGTATGTGTAAACTCTGAAACTTTCTCTCTTTTGGAAAAAAATTGCCATGTATCATCTTTAATATCTTTGATTGAATCAAATACATTCTTGTTCTTTTTAGCTGTTACAGTAAAAAGAATATTTTCTTTATCGCAGTGGTTAAAAATAGCAGCTTGATACGAAGCACTATCAGCACGAAACCTATCAAACTTTACTCCGATTGGAAGTTGTCCTTGGCACTGCTTGATAAACTCTAAGTTTTTGCTTGCAGGTGCCTCATTACCCTCTTTGAAATCAACATCAATTACATATCCGCCATTAATATGTCCAACCATAGGCATATAACCAGGTGCATTTTTATAAGACCACTTTGCAGTATTTTTATGTGCTTCAATAAATGTAGCATCTATGTCTAAGATAAGCTCTTCACTTTTGATACTTTTTAGAAATCTTTTTAAGAACTGTTTGTTGATCTTTCTTATTCCATCTTCCCCGATAGTCTTATGCTTATGAAGATATTTTGTGAACGCTGATGCTGTTGGAATATTATCCATTTTTAGAAGTGTTGAGAGTGCTGTATCTAATCGTATCTCTTTAATATCATCAAGAACTCTACCCCCACTGTGAAGCATTAGAATCAATGGATAAATAAATTCAAACGGAGTATATCCGTTTGGATGTTTAGCTAAAGGAAGGTTTGTATTGCAAAGACTCTCAAGGTTTATACCTTTGAGATACTCCCCAAATATTGCTACACCTGTTCTAGGAGTTAATTTTTCGTTTGTGGATTGTAGTTTGAAATTTAAGATAGTCTGTGCCATAATCTAATCCTGAGTTAGAAAAAGTTACACCCAGTAGGTGAAAGTTTTAGGTGTAACTTTTTCGCTTTAAAGTACCTAATTATAGAGCAAGTCGGCTTGTTGTCTAATTTAGTATGGAATTATTAGGGA
This region includes:
- a CDS encoding IS1380 family transposase, which produces MAQTILNFKLQSTNEKLTPRTGVAIFGEYLKGINLESLCNTNLPLAKHPNGYTPFEFIYPLILMLHSGGRVLDDIKEIRLDTALSTLLKMDNIPTASAFTKYLHKHKTIGEDGIRKINKQFLKRFLKSIKSEELILDIDATFIEAHKNTAKWSYKNAPGYMPMVGHINGGYVIDVDFKEGNEAPASKNLEFIKQCQGQLPIGVKFDRFRADSASYQAAIFNHCDKENILFTVTAKKNKNVFDSIKDIKDDTWQFFSKREKVSEFTHTMQDTDNAFRMIVIKKDITPILPTMEEYISDEVMMQYQDEIYYCIATNDNDLSSEEIIKLHRQRGETSENKIKELKNGFNMSYLPTSNTQANAFYFAIGTLAYNLFLLFKQILDSNMQKHTVKTIRYKLYNIAGKVVSHAREITLKVNEQFKELLQNIRYRAYEESLQ